From Polaribacter haliotis:
AAGGATGAAATTGTCTGCTCATTAACAAATCTAAACTTTTCGAATATTCGCCTAAATGATTATGAATAGTACATTTCTCCAAATATAAATCGTCTCTAAAATCTACTAATCCAGGATGTAAACTAAACAATTCTAATCGCTTTTCAATCGAATAATTCAGTCTTTTATATAACTGATCTAGTTCCATTAAAACTCTTGCATCGGTTTTGTCTAACTCAAAAGCTCTCTCTAAAACTTTTACAGCTTTTTCTTTATCATCTAACTTATTAAAATAGGCTAAAGACAAGTTTCTATGCACTGTTGCAAAATTTCTATCTATATTTTTTGAAGATTCCCAACAAGAAATTGCATTTGTATATTGCTTTTTATCGTACCACAAATTCCCTAAATGATACAGTGCTTTTGCATCGTCTTTTTTCAAATTAATTGCAGATTTTAAAGCTGCAATTGCTTCTAATCTGTAGGCAAAACATCCATTTGCATCTCTATCTTTCAATAATTCTAACGCTTTATTTTCATTTCCATTCTGGGCATAAAACCAAGAAAGAAAATAAAAAGCCAACGGATTTGTGTCATTTGTAGAAATTCCTGTTTCGAGTAACGCAATCGCTTCATTATAAAGTCCAGCATTTGCATAATCTAGCGAAAATTCAATATAATTATTAATATCATTTCTCATAATATTTTTTAATTGCTGAAGCGTTTCAGATTCCTCAGAAATTAAATAACTTTCAAAAATTGCTCCAAAATTGAATTTATCCAAAGTCAAACTATCTTGAATCAACTTTTTTGCTCCCTCTTTTTTGCCTGTTTTTCTTAATAAAGAAATTTTTAAAACACGTGCTTTATGGTTGTGCCAATTTCTTACTAAAGATTTATCAATCAACTCTAAAGCCAATTGTAATTTGTTTTGTAAAGTAGCGATTTGCGCCAAATGAAAGTAAGCTGCATCTTGCCAAGCAGCGTTCCATGCAGATTTGTAAAACGCTTTATACGCTTCGTTATATCTTTCTTGATATTTTAAAGATTGTCCTAAATTATAATAGGCTTCACTATCATAAGGATTCGGATTTCGTTCTGTTAATGTTTCAACAGCTTTGTTAAAATATGTTTCCGCTTTTTCAAATTGCCCTGCTCTTAACAATAATAAACCCATTGCATTATTACATCGAACATCAGTTGGCTCTCTTCTTAACGCTTCCAAATAATATTCTTTTGGGTCGTAAGTTGCATGTCTATATTGCTCTAAATGTAAACCTCTTAAAAATAATTGCTCAATACTTTCAATTTCTTTTGGAGATTTTGCTGGTTTTGCTGGTTCTGGTAATTTTTTATCTGACGTATCTTTTGGTTGATAAGAAACCAATATATTTCCAGCATCATCTTCCAAAGAAAGTTCGTATTCTGTTGTAGGAATTGAAGTATCTATTTTTATTGTTTTTTTGTAAGAATTTTTCGGAGAAGCATCTACTTCTTCTTCTAAAAACACAATATTGTTTGCTTTTAAAGTTATTTTCGAACTTTGATAAACACCTAAAGTATAAAATTTTACGACAGCTTCATCCCCAATAAAAACAATATTTAGCATTGCTTCTTTTGTTGCATTTTTTACAATACCTAAATCTCTGTAAGGCATAAAATATTGCGAAAATGTTTTTTCTTCAAAAGGATGCATCCAAGAAAAATCTGGCTGATTATCTGTATAAACTCCACACATTAACTCGATATATGGCCCATCTTCGTCCGTTAAATTTTTATCCCAAGCTTTGCCAAATTCTCCATTTCCCCAAGTCCATTGTTTTTTTCCAGGAGAAACATTGTTATCTGCAACATGCAATAAACCACCCTGACTATCGTTTTCGAAACCGCCGACAAAATTATAATCGCTATTTATGGCCATATAAGAAGTTGGAACCGGAATATTTTTATATTTTGAAATATCTGTTCCAGGAGCATAATCTTTTTTATAATACGTTCCTGTTGCAATTGGAAAATCGGAAACGTCTCTTTTTCCATGATCGAAAACTGCATTTACATCTGGTGGAAAAACAGATTGATAATCGTCATTTACTTTCACAGCAGGGTTTGCCCACCATAAAAAAGTTTGTGGCTGTGCAGTTCTATTGAATAATTTTACTTTTATTTCTAAATAAGCTTTGTCTGGGTGCAATGTAAAACCAGCCATTCCTTTGGTTCTAAACATGCGCTCCACTTCACTACACCAAACAGTTTTACTACCATCTTCATTTTCTTCGATATCAAAATCAATAGGACTGTAAGTTGAAGGTCTGTGATGTTGTGGCCAATTAAACTCGATTCCGCCAGAAATCCAAGGTCCAGTTAAACCCACCAAAGCCGGTTTTATAACATTATTGTAATATACAAAGTGGCGCTCCTTCGTTTTATCATAAGCCATTTGAACACGACCTCCCAATTCTGGTAAAATCATAATTTTCACAAACTCGTTTTCCAAATAAACGGCTTGCCATTCTTTGTCTATTTTAGTGTCGCTAATTTTTTCTATCACAGGATTTGGGTAAACTTTCCCTGAACTACCTTGATAAACTCTATTTTCTAAAAAAACAGGATTTTTCTCAGGTTCACCAACTTCATAAGTAGGAATTACCACTTTTTCTTTCCAAACTTTTACAGAATTCATACGTTTGCTTTTTACTTTATATTTTAGATAGATTTCTCTGTACCCACAATTTCTTCCTCAATTTCTTCCAACGACTTTCCTTTAGTCTCTGGTAATTTTTTATAAATAAATATAAAACCTGCTAAAGAAATAAAACCATACATCCAAAAAGTACCTGAGGCTCCAAAAAAGTGATTCAGTAATGGAAAAGTATAGGTTAAAATAAAGCAAGCAGACCATAATGCAACTGTTGCAACAGCCATTGCTGCTCCTCTAATTTTATTTGGAAAAATTTCTGACAAAACCACCCAAGTAACTGGTGCTAAAGACATTGCGTAACATGCTATTGCAGTAATTACCAATACTAATAATGGCCAACCACTAATTTCAAAAAAGTAGGCGGCTCCTATTAATGCGTAAATTCCTGTTAATCCTCCAGCTCCTAAAAGCATTAATGCACGTCTTCCCCAACGATCTACTGTAAAAATTGCTACAAATGTAAAAATTAGGTTTACACTTCCTGTAATTACAATATTAAAAAGGATGTCTGATACTCCATAACCTGCAGATGAAAATATTTCGTCTGCATAATTAAAAATTACGTTTATTCCACACCATTGTTGAAAAACTGCAATTACAACACCAATTAATAATATCTTTTTAACATTTGGCTTCAAAAGTTGTTTAAAATCTACTTTTTCTCTGAGTCCTTTTGTAGTTTCACGAATTTGGTCGATTTCTGTTTGCGCATATTCTTGTCCTCCAATGGATGTAAGCGTTTTTAATGCTTTCTTTTCATTCCCGTTTTTTGCTAACCATCTTGGACTTTCTGGCACAAAAAACATTAAAATAAAAAATAAACCTGCAGGGATTATTTCTACCCAAAACATCCATCGCCAACCAGTTTGGCCATTCCAAGAATTTA
This genomic window contains:
- a CDS encoding DUF5107 domain-containing protein, whose translation is MNSVKVWKEKVVIPTYEVGEPEKNPVFLENRVYQGSSGKVYPNPVIEKISDTKIDKEWQAVYLENEFVKIMILPELGGRVQMAYDKTKERHFVYYNNVIKPALVGLTGPWISGGIEFNWPQHHRPSTYSPIDFDIEENEDGSKTVWCSEVERMFRTKGMAGFTLHPDKAYLEIKVKLFNRTAQPQTFLWWANPAVKVNDDYQSVFPPDVNAVFDHGKRDVSDFPIATGTYYKKDYAPGTDISKYKNIPVPTSYMAINSDYNFVGGFENDSQGGLLHVADNNVSPGKKQWTWGNGEFGKAWDKNLTDEDGPYIELMCGVYTDNQPDFSWMHPFEEKTFSQYFMPYRDLGIVKNATKEAMLNIVFIGDEAVVKFYTLGVYQSSKITLKANNIVFLEEEVDASPKNSYKKTIKIDTSIPTTEYELSLEDDAGNILVSYQPKDTSDKKLPEPAKPAKSPKEIESIEQLFLRGLHLEQYRHATYDPKEYYLEALRREPTDVRCNNAMGLLLLRAGQFEKAETYFNKAVETLTERNPNPYDSEAYYNLGQSLKYQERYNEAYKAFYKSAWNAAWQDAAYFHLAQIATLQNKLQLALELIDKSLVRNWHNHKARVLKISLLRKTGKKEGAKKLIQDSLTLDKFNFGAIFESYLISEESETLQQLKNIMRNDINNYIEFSLDYANAGLYNEAIALLETGISTNDTNPLAFYFLSWFYAQNGNENKALELLKDRDANGCFAYRLEAIAALKSAINLKKDDAKALYHLGNLWYDKKQYTNAISCWESSKNIDRNFATVHRNLSLAYFNKLDDKEKAVKVLERAFELDKTDARVLMELDQLYKRLNYSIEKRLELFSLHPGLVDFRDDLYLEKCTIHNHLGEYSKSLDLLMSRQFHPWEGGEGKVTGQYLFALIGIAKNAISKGKFKKAIELLQKAKKYPDNLGEGKLEGTQENDINYWLGCAYEGLGEQQLAENYWKKASEGLSEPSAAIFYNDQQPDKIFYQGLALQKLNKNEEAKKRFENLLNYGKTHFNDDVKLDYFAVSLPDLLIWEDDLNNRNKIHCNYLMGLGFLGLEKIEEAQKNFEEVLQENINHDGAVIHQKLIEKNQLYIL
- a CDS encoding sugar porter family MFS transporter, coding for MNKKNTYNYRFLVSISLVTAMGGLLFGYDWVVIGGAKPFYEKFFNIVDSPSLQGWAMSCALIGCLLGAIFSGMLSDKYGRKKLLILAAFLFIVSAIGTGATDTFTIFIMYRIIGGVGIGLASNLSPMYIAEISPSAVRGKFVSLNQLTIVVGVLAAQLVNWQLAEPVAINATDLEILNSWNGQTGWRWMFWVEIIPAGLFFILMFFVPESPRWLAKNGNEKKALKTLTSIGGQEYAQTEIDQIRETTKGLREKVDFKQLLKPNVKKILLIGVVIAVFQQWCGINVIFNYADEIFSSAGYGVSDILFNIVITGSVNLIFTFVAIFTVDRWGRRALMLLGAGGLTGIYALIGAAYFFEISGWPLLVLVITAIACYAMSLAPVTWVVLSEIFPNKIRGAAMAVATVALWSACFILTYTFPLLNHFFGASGTFWMYGFISLAGFIFIYKKLPETKGKSLEEIEEEIVGTEKSI